A region of the Myxococcus stipitatus DSM 14675 genome:
CTCGCCGACGCCATGGCCGACCACGGCGTCAGGGCGGATGCCCCACGCGGACCAGAGCGCGGCGAGCGACACCTGGAACGCGAACAGCAACGGCAGCTCGACCTCGGCGCGGACCTGCTCGGACTGGACCGCCTGGATGAGCGACTCACCAATCAGCGCGCGGACGCTCTGCTCACAGCGCTCGAAGTGCTCGCGGAAGCGAGGCTCGTCCATCAGCGCGCGAGCGCACTCCCGGAACGGGAAGCCCTCCAGCCCCGAGAACACGAAGCCGATGCGCGGAGACACCCCCAGGCGCACCACCCCCTGGGCCCAGGGGAGCTTCGGAGTCCCCCTCCTCCCGAAGTCCTCCAGCCCTTCGGCCAAGGCGCTCCGGGAATGAGCGACCAGCGCCAGCCGGTGCTCATGGTGGTCGCGCCGCTGGCTCGCCGTGAAGCAGAGGTCCGACAGCGCGGCACGGCTTTGCTCGCGCAGGTGCTCGGCGGTGCGCCGTGCCTGCTCGCGCAGCGCCGGCTCCGTCCTCGCGGAGAGGACGAACAACTCGGCGGGCCCCTCGTGGGTGGCGGGCGTGTCGGCGCGTGGGCGGACGCGCTCCTCGCGCACCTCACAGCCCCGCTCGGCGAGGGCCGTGAGCGCGCGATGCAGCGTGGCGTGAGAGGCCTCTCCTCGCTGCAGGCTCGCCAGGACCTTCGCCGTGTCCGAGCGGCCCATGAAGTTCTCCTCGACCGAGCGCGCATGGATGGGATGCGGATTGACGTCGAGGAACAGCTCGTGGCCGGACTCGAGCAGGGCCTTCACCGCCGAGGAGAAGCGCACGCGCTTGCGGATGTGGTCCGTCCAGTACGACGGCCCCATCGAGGCCCCATCGGCGACGGCCCCCGTCACCGTCGACATCATGAGGACCCGCCCAGGCAGGGGCTTCAGCTCCGGACACTCCCGGAGGTGGCGCGCCAGGAAGGGCTCGAACGGCGGCAGGTGCCCCGCGACGTCGATGTCCACCCTCCGGGCGAAGACGCCCTCCGCGAGCCACCGCGACGTCAACTCCTGGAGCGCCGCGGGCTCTCCGCCAATCCCCGTGGAGCGGGGGCTGTTCTCCGACGCGATGGCGACGCGGCCCGCATACGGAGCCAGGCCCTGCTCCACGTCGGCGGCCGGCAAGCCCACGACGGCCATGGCCACCCCGCCGAAGGCCTCACGCATCACCTCCAGGAAGTGATGGGTGAGCGCGAAGGACTCCTCCAACGACAGAATCCCCGCCACGTGCGCCGCCGCCCACTCCCCCGCGCTGAAGCCCATCACCGCGCTCGGCTCGATGCCCCAATCCCGCCACAGCGCCGCGAGCGACACCTGGACCCCGAGGACGACGGGAAGCTGCACCGCGCCTCGGTCGAGCTTCGAGCCGGCCATGGGCGCGAAGAGCGCGTCCACCAGAGACCACCCTCCCAGGGGCTGGAACGCCGCATCACACGCCTCGAAGCTCGCGCGGAAGACAGGCTCGGTGCCCATCAGGTCCCGCGCCATCCCCCACCAGGCCGAGCCCGCGCCCGCGAAGACGAACGCAACCTTGGGAGGACTCCGCCCCGCCTCTCTCCGCACCGGCCACGACACCGGACACGACGAGGGCCGGTGCTCCTGGACGACGACACCCGGGCGCTCGGGCAGCCGCCCACGCGGACGACGCTTCCCGCGAAGGGTGAGCGCCCGCTCAATCAGCTCGGAGATGCCCACCGCGCCATCGGCGCTCCCCTGGCCTTCCCGCACGACACAGTAGATGGAGTCACCGTCGGCGAGCGCGCGCGGCAGCGGCTTGAGCACGACCACCCCCGCGCCGTGGCGAGGATGTGCGGGATTGAGAGGAACCGCCTCCACCAGCGCCAGGGTCGACGTCCCCCCCCGCATGCTTCGACAGGCTTCATGGAGCGCCTGGTCCATGACAAGACTGGGGCCCGCAAAGCCCAGACACCCGGAGACACAGCGGGCGACAAGACCGCCCGCACTCCCGCTGTCTGTCTGGAATGAAGGACCCGCGGCATCTGCCGAGGACACGCTGGCGAACACCCCCGTCCGGGTGCCTCGCAGGGACCGGGGCGCGATTCCCGCATCCTCCAGCGCCTCCCACGACAGCTCGAGCATCAGCCGCCGCCAAGGACCCAGCGCACCCGCCTCCTCGGGAGTGATGCCGAAGGCGTGGGCATCGAAGACGTCGACCTCACGGGGCGCCGAGGCGGCTCGATAGGACAGGCCAATGAGGGCCATCCACTCGCGGTCCTCCCGCTCGGCGCTACACGCACCCTCTTGCATTCCGTGCCTCGCAGCTTGCCTTCAAAAGCACACAGACCCTGGAGCCCCCTCCAACACGATGCTCGAGGTCTCTACACCCATCCCCCAAGCAATCCCATACATATTCGCACCGAACCCGAGGACACCGTGAAAACCCGGACAGACTTGAGATAGGCCCGGAGGCTTCGCGCCGACACGGAACTTTCGCGGCGGCGCGCCCTCTTCGAGACCCAGCGGGGGTGGACGGCTCGCGGGGCGCAAGAATGCAACACATTGGACACACAGCGGCGCCGCCGTCTCTCATTGTCAATGATTGCCATGAACTCCGGGGCCGGGTGGTCCCGCGTCACGGGGTGAACCCACGGGCATCGATGCGGGCTCGCCGCCTCCCGACGCTCCAGGTCCTCGTCCCCTGGAGGCGGCGCGGCCCTCCGGCCCCCCGCTTCTCCCACCGCCGAGCACCCTGTAGGCGTCCAGCGGTTGTCAGCCCGTTCCCCTGGGGGGCAATCTCCCTTTGAAATTCGCCGAGGCTTCCCGTAGTTTCGCCCGCGACTTCGAGGAGTGTTGCGAGGCCCCAAGCCCCAGGCTCGAAGCGGATTGTCCCAACGGCACTCACCTGTACGCGCTGCTTGCGAGGGTGAGACCGCTTGCCACGGCTCGCCGGGTCCTCGTACGAAGCGCCACGCGACCTCAATCAGGAGCCTCTGTCATGACCGCTGTCACTCCGCACCAGAAGCAGGACCACGCCGTCGCCGACCTCTCGCTCGCCAGCTGGGGACGCAAGGAGATCAAGATCGCCGAGAGCGAGATGCCCGCGCTCATGGCCATCCGCGACGAGTACGCCAAGCAGCAGCCCCTCAAGGGCGCGCGCGTCACCGGCTCGCTGCACATGACCATCCAGACGGCCGTGCTGGTGGAGACCCTCCAGGCGCTCGGCGCCCAGGTGCGTTGGGCGTCGTGCAACATCTTCTCCACCCAGGACCACGCCGCCGCCGCGCTCGTCGCCAACGGCACCCCGGTGTTCGCCCACAAGGGTGAGACGCTCAAGGAGTACTGGGACTTCACCCACCGCATCTTCGAGTTCGGCCCCGCGGGCAGCGACCACGAGGGTCCGAACATGATCCTGGACGACGGTGGCGACGCGACGCTGCTCATGCACCTGGGCAAGCGCGCGGAGAAGGACCTCAGCGTCATCTCCAACCCCACCAGCGAGGAGGAGCGGGAGCTCTACGCGTCCATCAAGGCGAAGCTGGCCGAGGACGCCACCTGGTACACCCGCAAGGCGGCCAAGATCATGGGCGTCACGGAGGAGACGACGACGGGCGTCCACCGTCTCCAGGAGATGTCCAACAAGGGCACGCTGCTCTTCCGCGCCATCAACGTCAACGACAGCGTGACGAAGAGCAAGTTCGACAACCTGTACGGCTGCCGTGAGTCGCTGGTGGACGGCATCAAGCGCGCCACGGACGTGATGATCGCCGGGAAGATCGCCGTCGTCGCGGGCTATGGCGACGTGGGCAAGGGCTCCGCCCAGGCGCTGCGCGCGCTGTCCGCCCAGGTGTGGGTGACGGAGATCGACCCCATCTGCGCGCTCCAGGCCGCGATGGAGGGCTTCCGCGTCGTCACCATGGACTACGCCGCGGACAAGGCCGACATCTTCGTCACCGCCACGGGCAACAAGAGCGTCATCACCCACGACCACATGGCGCGGATGAAGGACCAGGCCATCGTGTGCAACATCGGCCACTTCGACAATGAGATCGAGGTCGCCTCCCTGGAGAAGTACAAGTGGGAGGAGATCAAGCCCCAGGTCGACCACATCATCTTCCCGGACAACAAGCGCATCATCCTGCTCGCCAAGGGCCGGTTGGTGAACCTGGGCTGCGGCACGGGCCACCCCAGCTACGTGATGTCCAGCTCCTTCGCGAACCAGACCATCGCGCAGATCGAGCTGTACTCGCACAGCGACAAGTACCAGGTGGGCAAGGTGTACGTGCTGCCCAAGCACCTGGATGAGAAGGTCGCCCGCCTCCAGCTCAAGAAGCTCAACGCCCAGCTCACCGAGCTGAGCGAGGAGCAGGCCTCGTACATCGGCGTCAAGAAGACCGGTCCGTACAAGCAGGAGACCTACCGCTACTAGGCCTCCTCCCCCGCCCCCTGGACAGTGCTCTCCAGGGGGCGTTCCGCCCAGAAAGAGCGCGGCAAGCCTCGACGGATGGCGTATGGAGGCCCCCATGGCGCGGAACATTGATGGAACCGAAATCAGCCGGGTGATGCGGGCCGAGATGGCCCAGCAGGTCGCGGACCTCCAGGCCCAGGGCGTCACTCCCGGACTCTCCGTGGTGCTCGTGGGCAACAACCCGGCGAGCCAGGCCTATGTGTCCAGCAAGACACGCGCGTGCGAGACGCTGGGCATGAAGGGGCAGACGCTCCACCTGCCCGAGGACGTCTCCACCGAGGACCTGTTCGCCGCCATCGACCGGCTCAACGCCGACGCGTCGGTCCACGGCATCCTGGTGCAGCTCCCGCTCCCCGCGCACCTGCCCTACAAGGCCGTGCTGGAGCACATCCACCCGGACAAGGACGTGGACGGCTTCCACCCGCGCAACGCGGGCCTGGCCTTCGTCGGAGACCCGCGCGCCTTCGTGCCCTGCACCCCCGCGGGCATCCTGGAGATGCTGCGCCGGGAGGA
Encoded here:
- the ahcY gene encoding adenosylhomocysteinase, whose amino-acid sequence is MTAVTPHQKQDHAVADLSLASWGRKEIKIAESEMPALMAIRDEYAKQQPLKGARVTGSLHMTIQTAVLVETLQALGAQVRWASCNIFSTQDHAAAALVANGTPVFAHKGETLKEYWDFTHRIFEFGPAGSDHEGPNMILDDGGDATLLMHLGKRAEKDLSVISNPTSEEERELYASIKAKLAEDATWYTRKAAKIMGVTEETTTGVHRLQEMSNKGTLLFRAINVNDSVTKSKFDNLYGCRESLVDGIKRATDVMIAGKIAVVAGYGDVGKGSAQALRALSAQVWVTEIDPICALQAAMEGFRVVTMDYAADKADIFVTATGNKSVITHDHMARMKDQAIVCNIGHFDNEIEVASLEKYKWEEIKPQVDHIIFPDNKRIILLAKGRLVNLGCGTGHPSYVMSSSFANQTIAQIELYSHSDKYQVGKVYVLPKHLDEKVARLQLKKLNAQLTELSEEQASYIGVKKTGPYKQETYRY
- the folD gene encoding bifunctional methylenetetrahydrofolate dehydrogenase/methenyltetrahydrofolate cyclohydrolase FolD, which translates into the protein MARNIDGTEISRVMRAEMAQQVADLQAQGVTPGLSVVLVGNNPASQAYVSSKTRACETLGMKGQTLHLPEDVSTEDLFAAIDRLNADASVHGILVQLPLPAHLPYKAVLEHIHPDKDVDGFHPRNAGLAFVGDPRAFVPCTPAGILEMLRREDIPTRGKHVVIVGRSLIVSKPLASLLMAPGPDATVTITHRHTPDLASFTRQADILIVAVGKQNLITADMVKPGVVVIDVGQNRVEDPGSPRGYRMVGDVDFDAVSQVAQAITPVPGGVGPMTITMLLANTIQSARQALQARAP